In the genome of Polaribacter atrinae, one region contains:
- the rpsA gene encoding 30S ribosomal protein S1: MSEETKNTEEQVVAAEVQETATPAVDPKQFLADFNWHKYEQGIEAVDEEKLQAFEKALEGTVGFVNERDVIEGTVIRITDRDAIIDINSKSEGVISLNEFRYNQGLAEGDKVEVLVDKREDSSGQLVLSHKKARVIKAWERVNNAHETGEVVNGFVKCRTRGGMIVDVFGIEAFLPGSQIDVKPIRDYDQYVEKTMEFKVVKINHEFKNVVVSHKALIEADIELQKKEIIGQLEKGQVLEGIVKNITSYGVFVDLGGVDGLVHITDLSWSRINHPNEVVELDQKLNVVILDFDDNKSRIQLGLKQLSAHPWEALNNELKVGDKVNGEVVVLADYGAFVEVEQGVEGLIHVSEMSWSTHLRSAQDFVKVGDKVEAQILTLDREDRKMSLGIKQLHPDPWTDITTKYPVGSTHTGTVRNYTNFGVFVELEEGIDGLVYISDLSWTKKVKHPSDFVTVGDKLEVQVLELDVENRKLNLGHKQTQDNPWDAHEDTYAIGSKHEGTIKEKNDKGAVVTFADGVEGFAPTRFLEKEDGSKLEKGDTIEFVVLEFSKEYRRVVVSHTSLFKEQEKRNVKVAVKKAAEAEKTTLGDIGGLAALKKKMEEGK; this comes from the coding sequence ATGTCTGAAGAAACAAAAAACACTGAAGAGCAAGTTGTTGCTGCTGAAGTACAAGAAACAGCGACTCCTGCTGTAGATCCAAAACAATTTTTAGCTGATTTTAACTGGCACAAATACGAACAAGGTATTGAAGCTGTTGATGAAGAAAAATTACAAGCATTTGAAAAAGCTTTAGAAGGAACTGTAGGTTTTGTAAACGAGCGTGACGTAATTGAAGGAACTGTAATCAGAATTACTGATAGAGATGCAATCATCGATATCAACTCTAAATCTGAAGGAGTTATTTCTTTAAACGAATTCCGTTACAACCAAGGTTTAGCTGAAGGAGATAAAGTAGAAGTATTAGTAGACAAAAGAGAAGATTCTTCTGGTCAATTAGTATTATCTCACAAAAAAGCAAGAGTTATTAAAGCATGGGAACGTGTTAACAATGCTCATGAAACTGGTGAAGTAGTTAACGGTTTCGTTAAATGTAGAACTAGAGGTGGTATGATTGTAGATGTTTTCGGAATTGAAGCATTCTTACCAGGATCTCAAATTGACGTTAAGCCAATTAGAGATTACGATCAGTATGTTGAGAAAACAATGGAATTTAAAGTTGTTAAAATCAACCACGAATTTAAAAACGTTGTTGTATCTCATAAAGCTCTTATTGAAGCTGATATTGAATTACAGAAAAAAGAAATTATTGGTCAATTAGAAAAAGGACAAGTATTAGAAGGTATTGTTAAAAATATTACTTCTTATGGTGTCTTTGTTGATTTAGGTGGTGTAGACGGATTAGTACATATTACTGATTTATCTTGGTCTAGAATCAATCATCCAAATGAGGTTGTAGAATTAGATCAAAAATTAAACGTTGTAATTTTAGACTTTGATGATAACAAATCTAGAATTCAATTAGGATTAAAACAATTATCTGCTCACCCTTGGGAAGCTTTAAACAACGAATTAAAAGTTGGTGATAAAGTAAATGGTGAAGTTGTTGTTTTAGCTGATTATGGTGCGTTTGTAGAAGTAGAACAAGGAGTAGAAGGGTTAATTCACGTTTCTGAAATGTCTTGGTCAACTCACTTACGTTCTGCACAAGATTTCGTAAAAGTTGGAGATAAAGTTGAAGCTCAAATTTTAACTTTAGACCGTGAAGACCGTAAAATGTCTTTAGGTATCAAACAATTACACCCAGATCCTTGGACAGATATTACTACTAAATACCCAGTTGGTTCAACGCACACAGGTACTGTAAGAAATTACACAAACTTTGGTGTTTTTGTTGAGTTAGAAGAAGGTATTGACGGTTTAGTTTATATCTCTGATTTATCTTGGACTAAGAAAGTGAAGCATCCTTCAGATTTTGTAACTGTTGGTGATAAACTAGAAGTACAAGTATTAGAATTAGATGTAGAGAACAGAAAGTTAAACTTAGGTCATAAGCAAACTCAAGATAACCCTTGGGATGCACATGAAGATACGTATGCTATCGGTTCTAAACATGAAGGAACAATCAAAGAAAAGAATGATAAAGGAGCAGTTGTAACTTTTGCTGATGGAGTAGAAGGATTTGCACCTACAAGATTCTTAGAAAAAGAAGATGGTTCTAAATTAGAAAAAGGAGACACAATAGAATTTGTAGTTTTAGAATTCTCTAAAGAATACAGAAGAGTTGTTGTTTCACATACATCTTTATTTAAAGAGCAAGAGAAAAGAAATGTGAAAGTTGCCGTTAAGAAAGCAGCAGAAGCAGAAAAAACTACCTTAGGAGATATTGGTGGTCTTGCAGCATTAAAGAAAAAAATGGAAGAAGGTAAATAA
- the glmM gene encoding phosphoglucosamine mutase → MTLIKSISGIRGTIGGKTADNLTPIDAVKFASAYGAFIKARNVNKKNIKVVIGRDARISGKMISSLVANTLVGLGIDVIDLGLSTTPTVEVAVPLEKADGGIILTASHNPKQWNALKLLNEKGEFLNGAEGEEILALAESEDFSFAEVDDLGSYKKNKKYLKKHIKEVLKLDLVDVKAIKKAKFKVVVDGVNSTGGIFIPALLKELGVKCIELYCTPNGEFPHNPEPLKEHLTDISELVVKKKADFGIVVDPDVDRLALISEDGSMFGEEYTLVACADYVLGKLGGGNTVSNLSSSRALRDVTEKHGGTYTASAVGEVNVVIKMKETNTVIGGEGNGGIIYPASHYGRDSLVGVALFLSHLANKKMSCKELRDSYPSYFMSKNKIQLTPEIDVDKILETMASTYSNEDVNTIDGVKIDFAEEWIHLRKSNTEPIIRIYTEAKSQQAADDLAVRFINEIKAIIA, encoded by the coding sequence ATGACATTAATAAAATCAATTTCAGGAATTAGGGGAACTATTGGAGGTAAAACTGCCGATAATTTAACACCAATAGATGCTGTAAAATTTGCTTCTGCTTACGGAGCATTTATTAAAGCAAGAAATGTTAATAAGAAAAATATAAAAGTAGTAATTGGTAGAGATGCTCGTATTTCTGGTAAAATGATATCTAGTTTAGTAGCGAATACTTTAGTTGGTTTAGGTATAGATGTAATAGATTTAGGTTTATCTACAACACCAACCGTAGAAGTTGCAGTACCTTTAGAAAAAGCAGATGGTGGAATTATTTTAACAGCATCTCACAATCCGAAACAATGGAATGCTTTAAAGTTACTTAACGAAAAAGGAGAATTTTTAAACGGAGCAGAAGGAGAAGAAATTTTAGCTTTAGCAGAAAGTGAAGATTTCTCTTTTGCAGAAGTAGACGATTTAGGTTCTTACAAAAAGAATAAAAAATACTTAAAAAAGCATATTAAAGAAGTTTTAAAGTTAGATTTAGTGGATGTAAAAGCCATTAAAAAAGCAAAATTTAAAGTAGTTGTAGATGGTGTAAATTCTACAGGTGGAATTTTTATTCCTGCTCTATTAAAAGAATTAGGTGTAAAATGTATCGAATTATATTGTACACCAAACGGTGAGTTTCCTCACAATCCAGAGCCTTTAAAAGAACACTTAACAGATATCTCTGAACTAGTAGTAAAAAAGAAAGCAGATTTTGGAATTGTAGTAGATCCAGATGTAGATCGTTTGGCTTTAATTTCTGAAGATGGTTCTATGTTTGGAGAAGAATATACATTAGTTGCTTGTGCAGATTATGTTTTAGGAAAATTAGGTGGTGGAAATACTGTTTCTAATTTATCTTCTTCTAGAGCTTTAAGAGATGTTACAGAAAAACATGGCGGAACGTATACTGCATCTGCAGTAGGTGAAGTAAATGTGGTGATCAAAATGAAAGAAACTAATACTGTAATTGGTGGAGAAGGAAATGGAGGAATTATTTATCCTGCTTCTCATTATGGTAGAGATTCTCTAGTAGGTGTTGCTTTATTTTTATCACACTTAGCTAATAAAAAAATGTCTTGTAAAGAATTAAGAGATTCGTATCCAAGTTATTTTATGAGTAAAAATAAAATTCAATTAACACCAGAAATAGATGTTGACAAGATTTTAGAAACCATGGCTTCTACTTATTCTAATGAAGATGTAAATACAATAGATGGTGTAAAAATTGACTTTGCAGAAGAATGGATTCATTTAAGAAAATCGAATACAGAGCCAATTATTAGAATTTATACTGAAGCAAAATCGCAACAAGCTGCAGATGATTTAGCGGTAAGATTTATCAATGAAATTAAAGCAATAATAGCGTAA
- a CDS encoding lysophospholipid acyltransferase family protein, translated as MRVLYIISDFFFFLVYYVFRYRKKVVLENLHLAFPEKPEDEIALISKKFFKHFTDLVVESIKYFSMGEKEIKKRYKFLNPELVDNYSEKKKGIIIVGAHQANWEWSTSMPLALKTTILGAYTKIQNKYYEKAIKKSRKRFGINGYKTSETITNIQKNIDNNLLAAYILLSDQSPQPHKTYYWSEFFGVKVPIHTGAEMLAKKFDFVVINYVARKVKRGYYEIEFQLITETPRDFDNYQITDKYTKITEENIRLQPEFYL; from the coding sequence ATGAGAGTTTTATATATAATTTCAGATTTCTTTTTCTTTCTAGTTTATTATGTTTTTCGATATAGAAAAAAAGTTGTTCTAGAAAATCTACATCTAGCTTTCCCTGAAAAACCTGAAGATGAAATTGCATTAATTTCTAAAAAATTCTTTAAACATTTTACAGACTTAGTTGTAGAGAGCATCAAGTATTTTTCTATGGGTGAAAAGGAGATAAAAAAACGTTACAAATTTTTAAATCCAGAATTAGTAGACAACTATAGTGAAAAGAAAAAAGGTATTATAATTGTTGGAGCACACCAAGCCAACTGGGAATGGTCTACAAGTATGCCACTTGCTTTAAAAACAACAATTTTAGGCGCGTACACTAAAATACAAAACAAGTATTACGAAAAAGCAATTAAAAAAAGTAGAAAGAGATTTGGTATTAATGGTTACAAAACCTCTGAAACAATTACTAATATTCAAAAAAATATTGATAACAACTTATTAGCTGCCTATATTTTACTAAGTGATCAATCTCCACAACCTCATAAAACGTATTATTGGAGTGAGTTTTTTGGTGTAAAAGTACCGATACATACAGGTGCAGAAATGCTAGCAAAAAAGTTTGACTTTGTTGTTATTAATTATGTAGCAAGAAAAGTAAAAAGAGGTTATTATGAAATTGAATTTCAATTAATAACGGAAACACCTAGAGATTTTGATAACTATCAAATTACAGATAAATACACCAAAATAACGGAAGAAAACATAAGACTACAACCCGAATTCTATTTATGA
- a CDS encoding lysophospholipid acyltransferase family protein: MHLIVFSFIYPFIWLISKLPMRILYIISDGLYLLNYYVIGYRKKVVLENLKLAFPEKNEQELKKISKGFFKHLTDFIVESIKTFTISEKEISKRIKYKNIDVLKEVAKNGKSISLVGIHQANWEWLTGLPLQIKTPDFYAAYTKVQNKHFEKVIKMSRSKFGGTLYRTSDTIRNLHRNFVNKKQGIYILLSDQSPQIKNTHYWAEFMGIKVPIHTGAETLSKRYDMSFVYWTSRKIKRGYYEIEFELITENPKKYKDYQLTDKFLELTERNIRNQPEVYLWSHKRFKHKDKVPKSTS, translated from the coding sequence ATGCATTTAATTGTCTTTAGTTTTATATACCCTTTTATTTGGTTAATATCTAAACTTCCTATGAGGATATTATACATCATTTCTGATGGACTTTACCTCTTAAATTATTACGTAATTGGTTATAGAAAAAAGGTAGTCTTAGAAAATTTAAAATTGGCTTTTCCAGAAAAAAACGAGCAAGAACTTAAAAAGATTAGTAAAGGTTTTTTTAAACATTTAACTGATTTTATTGTAGAAAGTATAAAGACCTTTACCATTTCTGAAAAAGAAATTTCTAAAAGGATAAAATATAAAAACATCGATGTACTTAAAGAAGTTGCTAAAAACGGAAAGAGTATTTCTTTAGTAGGAATTCATCAGGCAAATTGGGAATGGCTTACAGGTTTACCTTTACAAATTAAAACTCCAGATTTTTATGCTGCTTATACCAAAGTACAAAATAAGCACTTTGAAAAAGTAATTAAAATGTCTCGTTCTAAATTTGGTGGAACCTTATACAGAACTTCGGACACCATAAGAAATCTTCACAGAAATTTTGTAAATAAAAAACAAGGTATTTATATTTTGTTAAGCGATCAATCTCCACAAATAAAGAATACTCATTATTGGGCAGAATTTATGGGGATAAAAGTACCAATTCATACTGGTGCAGAAACTTTATCTAAAAGATATGATATGTCTTTTGTATATTGGACATCAAGAAAAATTAAAAGAGGTTATTATGAAATTGAATTTGAGCTGATTACAGAAAACCCAAAAAAATATAAAGATTACCAACTTACAGATAAATTTCTAGAATTAACAGAAAGGAATATTAGAAACCAACCTGAAGTTTATTTATGGTCTCACAAACGTTTTAAACATAAGGATAAAGTTCCAAAATCTACATCATAA
- a CDS encoding rhomboid family intramembrane serine protease: MMNNINQAVLILIIANVLVSMKGFKDYSFLNKYKFQVNSILSGEKIRTLTSGFLHVDWMHLGFNMYALYLFGDIVAQILGISSFLLIYFGSLLSGSLYSLKYHKDEPYYSAVGASGAVSGIVYASILLYPAMELYLFFIPIPIPGYIFGVGYLLYSIYGMKKQLGNVGHSAHLGGAIGGFAITLLLNPSLFETNKILVISLGIPIILLLLFGDKLKNL; this comes from the coding sequence ATGATGAACAATATAAATCAAGCAGTATTAATACTGATTATTGCCAATGTTTTGGTTTCTATGAAAGGGTTTAAAGATTACTCTTTTTTAAACAAATATAAGTTTCAAGTAAATAGTATTTTATCTGGAGAAAAAATAAGAACCTTAACTTCTGGATTTTTGCATGTAGATTGGATGCATTTAGGTTTTAATATGTATGCACTCTATCTTTTTGGAGATATTGTAGCTCAGATTTTAGGAATTTCAAGTTTCTTATTAATCTATTTTGGTAGTTTGTTATCGGGTAGTTTGTATTCACTTAAATACCATAAAGACGAGCCATATTATAGTGCTGTTGGTGCCTCTGGTGCTGTTTCTGGTATTGTATATGCTTCGATACTTTTATACCCTGCAATGGAGTTGTATTTGTTTTTTATTCCAATACCAATTCCTGGATATATTTTTGGAGTTGGTTATTTATTATACTCAATTTACGGAATGAAAAAACAATTGGGTAACGTAGGTCATTCTGCACATTTAGGTGGAGCAATTGGTGGTTTTGCTATTACACTTTTATTAAATCCTTCTTTATTTGAGACCAACAAGATTTTAGTAATCTCTTTAGGGATTCCAATTATATTGTTATTACTTTTTGGTGATAAATTGAAAAACTTATAA
- a CDS encoding Smr/MutS family protein, producing MCLEVGDKVAVLDDVLKGRVIGITGDEISVETTDGMMFKFNSSELVKIDVEQHELTKFSDINNSLLKDKIAQNKPKKSLFKKEKKEVILEVDLHISKLTKSTRNMDNYDMLNLQLDTAKSKIEFAISKRISKVVFIHGVGEGVLRSELLRLLNKYPVKFYDASYKKYGLGATEVYIFQNPI from the coding sequence ATGTGTTTAGAAGTTGGAGATAAAGTAGCCGTTTTAGATGATGTTCTAAAAGGAAGAGTCATCGGTATTACCGGTGATGAAATTTCTGTAGAAACTACTGATGGTATGATGTTTAAATTTAATTCGTCCGAATTAGTAAAGATTGATGTTGAGCAACATGAGTTAACTAAATTTAGTGATATTAATAATTCATTATTAAAAGATAAGATAGCACAAAATAAACCGAAGAAAAGTTTATTTAAAAAAGAAAAGAAAGAAGTGATTTTAGAAGTCGATTTACATATTAGTAAACTGACTAAGTCTACAAGAAACATGGATAATTATGATATGTTAAACCTACAATTAGATACTGCAAAAAGTAAAATTGAGTTTGCCATATCTAAAAGAATTTCTAAAGTTGTTTTTATACATGGAGTAGGAGAAGGTGTTTTAAGATCAGAGCTTTTAAGATTGTTAAATAAATATCCAGTAAAATTTTATGATGCTTCTTATAAGAAATATGGCTTAGGAGCTACAGAAGTTTATATTTTTCAAAACCCTATTTAA
- a CDS encoding cysteine desulfurase family protein produces the protein MKTVYLDNAATTQIDDQVIEVIYSSMQHNYGNPSSIHQFGRKAKSAVETARKNIAKHFNVTASEIIFTAGGTEADNLILHNAVCNLGVKRIVTSKIEHHAVLHTCTHLQKAYNIIVDYVNVDEFGNVDPVHLEQLLSASKEKTLVSLMLVNNEIGNILDVDVVATICKNNNALFHSDTVQAIAHYAIELQKIPLDFMVASAHKFHGPKGVGFAFFRKGFGIVPMLHGGEQEMGARSSTENVHAILGMEKALEIAVSSLEEDKNYIENLKKYFIFELKSISEDIQFNGLSSDLEKSSYTILNVRFPFTNDMLLFSLDMAGIAISGGSACQSGSNKGSHVLQEILNDTDANKTSVRFSFSKYTTKEEIDFVVKYLETAI, from the coding sequence ATGAAAACTGTTTATTTAGATAATGCAGCAACCACTCAAATTGATGACCAAGTTATAGAGGTAATTTACTCTTCTATGCAGCATAATTATGGAAATCCGTCATCTATTCATCAATTTGGAAGAAAAGCAAAATCAGCCGTAGAAACGGCAAGAAAAAATATAGCAAAGCATTTTAATGTAACGGCGAGCGAAATTATTTTTACTGCTGGAGGTACAGAAGCAGATAATTTAATTTTACACAATGCTGTTTGTAATTTAGGTGTTAAAAGAATTGTTACTTCTAAAATTGAACATCATGCTGTTTTACATACTTGTACTCATTTACAAAAAGCATATAACATTATTGTAGATTATGTTAATGTTGATGAATTTGGAAATGTTGATCCTGTACATTTAGAGCAGCTTTTATCAGCGTCAAAAGAGAAAACATTGGTAAGTTTAATGTTGGTCAATAATGAAATTGGGAACATTTTAGATGTTGATGTAGTTGCTACAATTTGTAAAAATAACAATGCTTTATTTCATTCAGATACGGTACAAGCTATTGCGCATTATGCAATAGAATTACAAAAAATACCTCTAGATTTTATGGTAGCGAGTGCACATAAATTTCACGGACCAAAAGGAGTAGGTTTTGCTTTTTTTAGAAAAGGATTCGGAATTGTACCAATGCTTCATGGTGGCGAACAAGAAATGGGTGCAAGATCTAGTACAGAAAATGTACATGCTATTTTAGGGATGGAAAAAGCATTGGAAATAGCTGTTTCTAGTTTAGAGGAAGATAAAAATTACATTGAGAATTTAAAAAAGTATTTTATTTTTGAACTAAAGAGTATTTCAGAAGATATTCAATTTAACGGACTTTCTTCAGACTTAGAAAAAAGTAGTTATACCATTTTAAATGTGCGTTTTCCTTTTACAAATGATATGTTATTATTTAGTTTAGACATGGCTGGCATAGCTATTTCTGGAGGAAGTGCCTGCCAAAGTGGAAGTAATAAAGGTTCTCACGTATTACAAGAAATATTAAATGATACTGATGCCAATAAAACCTCAGTTCGTTTTTCTTTTTCTAAATATACCACCAAAGAAGAAATTGATTTTGTTGTTAAATATTTAGAAACGGCTATATAG